From Desulfosalsimonas propionicica:
TTGTCTGACTATTGGGCGGATCTTTGGCGAGAAGTGAGTGATGGAATAACTTACTATGAAATCTTCACCAAAAGGGCTAAAAGAGTTGACGAACATCCAATTGAAAATGCCATTATGTCTGGTTGTATAGAACCCATTAAAAATCTTATGGACAGCAGCAAAGTGGGCAAAAGAGACAACCTGCCTGAGTTTTTACATCGAACAGGACAGGCCGTTGCTCCCGGTGTGAGTCCAAAAGGATTTTTACGGGAGATCGAAGAATGGCGTATTGACAAAACCATCTCTGCCCTGGGTGGTTCGTTTCTTCCTGTAGAGATATACAGCTTGCAAAGTTCAAAAGGTTTAGAAGCGGACATAGTTTGTGTTATTGGAATGTCTGAGCAAATATTGCCTCAAGGTGGTGATGATATAGAGGAAAAAGCAAGATTATTCTACGTTGCAATGACTCGTGCAAAACAACAATTGCATTTGTTTTCATGCAGAAGCAGGTCTGGTGGAGCTACATTTTCAAAGGCATCGTTTGGACTAAAGCCGTCAAGATATATTGACTCAATACCAGAAAAACACAAAGAAATTAGATACAGGAAACCTGCCAAAAAGTAAAAACTTAACCATGCTCTTGCAGCGGATTGCAAAGAGCCGCACCCTCTGAAGAGCGCCGTTGGGCACGGAAGGAAACAAGACATGACTGACAGCATGATCGCGGCAGTGCTTGGATTCGTTACCTCTCTTATTGCGGTGGTCGTGTCTTACGGAATTCCGGGGACACGATACTTAATTCCATGCAAATTCAGCCGACGCAAAAGCCCGCGCGGCTGATTTGCGCCGTTCGTCCCTAAATTATCAGATAGCTTTTTGTAAACTGTATCCAAAGATTGTTAAAATATGGTCTTTATATAGCTCATAAGAGGATCACATGGTTTACAAGCGGATCAATTTAGACTTGACAAGCTGATGAAAATTCATTATCTGTGGTTCACAGAAAGATCATCAATCTATCTGATGATCCATATGCGGACCAAAGGAAAGATGATGCCAAAATCCATCACACGCACCTACTCACGCTATAGCCGCGATGCGGCTGCCCTGCTCGGAGCGTTGATCCGCGAAGCGCGTAATGAGCGCAAGCTCACTGCTCAGGAATTGGCCGATCGCGCTGGTATTTCTAGAGGACTGCTGCAACGCATCGAAAAAGGAAACCTCAAATGTGAAATCGGAGCCGTGTTCGAAGTGGCAACCATTGTTGGTGTCAAGCTGTTTGATACCGATGAAAGCGCGTTGCCGAAATACCTGCGTCAAACCAAGGAAAAGCTGGCGCTCCTGCCAAAATCTGTTCGCAAGAAATCCAAAGCGGTGCGCGATGACTTCTAAGACAGAGAAAGAAGCCTTTGTCTGGATATGGCTGCCGGGCGAAACTGAGCCTGTCGTAGCCGGGCGGCTTGAAGCGGATAACGGCAATATCCTGTTCAACTATGGTAAAAGCTACCTGGATCGTATCGGTGACAGCAAACCTGCGATTTCAATTTACGAACCCGAATTGCCGCTAAAGGCCGGGGTGCTTCCCTTGCCCGAGGGCTTGACCATACCCGGCTGTATCAGGGATGCCGCGCCTGATGCGTGGGGCCGGCGTGTGATTATCAACAAAAAGTTCGGGCTTAAAGGCGCCGACACTGATACTGCCGAGCTAAATGAACTGACCTACCTACTGGAGTCTGGCTCGGACCGGATCGGCGCGCTTGATTTTCAGCTCTCCCCTACAGAATA
This genomic window contains:
- a CDS encoding 3'-5' exonuclease — encoded protein: MQARSVVETFCPDRAEKPPLTISEDISGNEKIIVHNLPSEIYESNTVANICESAVKNNKSAIILIPNKLYLPHIRETFLRRGIRYVYRTEPSKEGLTRYEYLMQWYSNPNDNAITRYLIDLITNNYDDLVGTLPLSEKGKNDRRKELSDYWADLWREVSDGITYYEIFTKRAKRVDEHPIENAIMSGCIEPIKNLMDSSKVGKRDNLPEFLHRTGQAVAPGVSPKGFLREIEEWRIDKTISALGGSFLPVEIYSLQSSKGLEADIVCVIGMSEQILPQGGDDIEEKARLFYVAMTRAKQQLHLFSCRSRSGGATFSKASFGLKPSRYIDSIPEKHKEIRYRKPAKK
- a CDS encoding helix-turn-helix domain-containing protein; the protein is MKIHYLWFTERSSIYLMIHMRTKGKMMPKSITRTYSRYSRDAAALLGALIREARNERKLTAQELADRAGISRGLLQRIEKGNLKCEIGAVFEVATIVGVKLFDTDESALPKYLRQTKEKLALLPKSVRKKSKAVRDDF